The DNA sequence TGCATCCACAAGGCCCGGAAAATTAGCAACAGCAGAACCCGGCGAAGCAGTAATCTTCACGACCTTCCCGGTAGAATCCTGGGTTTGAAAACTGGCACCGGTAGCCGTAAACTCAACCGGAAAACTCGGGTTCTCATTGGGAGACGTAGAGACAGGAGTAATACTCGGAGAGTCGTCCGTATTAGAACTATTCTCAATCACAGTTCCTCTCAGGGCTAAAGGTATAAGTTGTGCAATGGTTGCATTGTCCGGGTTTTCCTGTTTACAGCCTGTTATAACGGTTGTAAGCAAAGAAATCAGAATCAGGTAGGATAGCGGTTTGTTGATAAACTTCATGTTTTTCCCCTATAATAAAATTTTCGCTTTATAGACATTTTAAGAAAACTTATTATCAAATTCAAGTTTTTTTTGTCTTAAAAGCAATTGACACAAAAATATCGATTCCCTAAATTGAGAGCACTATGAAGAGACTCCCTCTTGGTATCCAGACCTTTGCCGATATAATCGAAGAGAACCACTACTATGTGGATAAAACTGAGTTTGTTTACAAATTAGCCTACAGGCAGGTATTTCTTTCTCTCTCGGCCAAGGCGATTTGGAAAAAGTCTGTTTCTGGATACACTCCACGAAGCCTACAAGGGTAATGAGACTCTTTTTAAAGATTTATTTTTAGAGAAAAACTGGGACTGGTCTAAAAAATACCCTGTCATCAAAATAAGCTTTGGCGGTGGAGAAACAACAGGTTTAGAAGGCTTGCAGTTAGTTATTCAAGATATGTTTCTTGCTTTTCAGAGGCAATACCAAATAAAATTAGAGAGCTCTTCAGCCTCCGGTAAATTTAAAGAATTGATAGAACTACTTTATAAAAAAAAAGAGCAAAAAGTAGTAATTTTAATTGATGAATACGATAAACCCATCTTAGACGTCATCGATAAAGATTTTGCTTATCAGGTTAGGGATGAGCTAA is a window from the Leptospiraceae bacterium genome containing:
- a CDS encoding AAA family ATPase yields the protein MKRLPLGIQTFADIIEENHYYVDKTEFVYKLAYRQVFLSLSAKAIWKKSVSGYTPRSLQG
- a CDS encoding AAA family ATPase, producing MFLDTLHEAYKGNETLFKDLFLEKNWDWSKKYPVIKISFGGGETTGLEGLQLVIQDMFLAFQRQYQIKLESSSASGKFKELIELLYKKKEQKVVILIDEYDKPILDVIDKDFAYQVRDELKNLYSVVKDSDKYIQLAFITGVSHAL